A single window of Treponema denticola ATCC 35405 DNA harbors:
- a CDS encoding DUF2062 domain-containing protein has protein sequence MIKYVTSFFRAINANAHPGDIAHAVALGLFLAILPKNNLTFTFLFFLSIFIRINKGAFFISFILFGFLTPFMDVLINNIGFWAVQLLFLRPIFIALENIPFVALFKLSNTMVLGGIICGLILYIPVYILTRIIIAKYRKYMQPAVNVKGVGLLGKIPLLRHLTKISDIKDNF, from the coding sequence ATGATAAAATATGTAACTTCATTTTTTAGAGCCATTAATGCAAATGCTCATCCCGGTGATATAGCTCATGCCGTCGCCTTAGGCCTTTTTTTGGCAATATTACCTAAAAATAATTTAACATTTACGTTTTTGTTTTTTTTGTCTATTTTTATCCGCATAAATAAAGGAGCCTTTTTTATATCTTTTATTTTATTCGGGTTTTTAACCCCATTTATGGATGTACTAATAAACAACATAGGTTTTTGGGCTGTTCAACTGCTATTTTTACGCCCCATCTTTATCGCCTTAGAAAACATTCCTTTTGTAGCTCTTTTTAAGCTTTCGAACACAATGGTCTTGGGAGGTATAATTTGTGGACTTATACTGTATATTCCCGTATACATCTTAACAAGAATTATAATAGCAAAATATAGAAAATATATGCAGCCTGCCGTAAATGTAAAGGGTGTCGGCCTTTTAGGTAAGATACCGCTTCTTCGCCACTTAACAAAAATATCTGATATAAAGGACAATTTTTAA
- the glgA gene encoding glycogen synthase GlgA, whose translation MKIMMVTSELVPFAKVGGLADAVTALSIALAEKRHDVRVVMPRYYKIDRKNLKQIPGAMAVHLGPYEHWVGVYESNLPSSKVKVYFIDHEQAFGRDGVYGSAFEPDFSDNTKRFSLLAHAAFQVCRKQAWIPDVVHAHDWAAGLVPVLLRFTEKNTEFKNTASVFTIHNMGYQGVYSKHTFPDTGLDWNDFYTTGFEDWDRINFLKAALVSSDMLTTVSPSYAEEIKRPEFGFRMDGILRYREKELTGILNGVDTSIWNPSKDEYIPYRYNSKTLEEKEKNKSVLQERFGLEIDISVPVFGMISRLVDQKGISELFGPMYGSAFKICSDIKLQMVVLGSGESWCEKELNFLSQRLPNFRCYIGYNEELSHLIEAGSDFFLMPSRYEPCGLNQMYSLLYGTLPIVRKTGGLADTVENYNEETGEGTGFVLDYLSPQSIYDTVGWAAYAWYNKKDHIKKMRTKAMSKKFGWNIAAEKYLKVYADAIEKKASML comes from the coding sequence CAAGCGAGCTTGTTCCTTTTGCAAAAGTAGGAGGTTTGGCTGATGCCGTTACAGCTTTATCAATAGCTCTTGCAGAAAAAAGACATGATGTAAGGGTTGTAATGCCTCGTTATTATAAAATCGATCGAAAAAACTTAAAGCAAATTCCGGGGGCTATGGCCGTTCATCTTGGGCCTTATGAACACTGGGTAGGAGTTTATGAGTCAAATCTGCCTTCTTCAAAGGTAAAGGTTTATTTTATAGACCATGAACAAGCCTTTGGCAGAGATGGCGTTTACGGTTCAGCTTTTGAACCTGATTTTTCCGATAATACGAAAAGATTTTCACTTTTAGCCCATGCAGCTTTTCAAGTTTGCAGAAAACAGGCATGGATTCCCGACGTTGTACATGCCCATGATTGGGCTGCGGGCTTGGTACCCGTACTTTTACGCTTTACAGAAAAAAATACGGAATTTAAAAATACGGCAAGTGTTTTTACCATTCATAATATGGGTTACCAAGGTGTTTATTCAAAGCATACCTTTCCCGACACAGGCCTTGATTGGAACGACTTTTATACTACAGGCTTTGAAGACTGGGATAGAATAAACTTTTTAAAAGCGGCCCTTGTTTCTTCCGATATGCTTACAACCGTTTCTCCTTCTTATGCGGAAGAAATTAAACGCCCCGAATTCGGCTTTAGGATGGATGGTATTTTGCGGTACAGGGAAAAAGAACTGACAGGAATTTTAAATGGGGTAGACACCTCAATTTGGAATCCTTCAAAAGACGAGTATATTCCTTACCGATACAATTCTAAAACCCTTGAGGAAAAGGAAAAAAATAAATCCGTTTTACAGGAAAGGTTCGGTCTCGAAATAGATATTTCCGTTCCGGTATTCGGTATGATAAGCCGATTGGTTGATCAAAAGGGTATTTCAGAGCTTTTCGGACCCATGTACGGTTCAGCCTTTAAGATATGTTCCGATATAAAACTTCAAATGGTTGTTTTGGGCTCAGGTGAATCTTGGTGCGAAAAAGAGCTCAATTTTCTTTCACAAAGGCTGCCTAATTTTAGATGTTATATAGGCTATAATGAAGAATTAAGTCATTTAATCGAAGCCGGAAGCGACTTTTTCTTGATGCCTTCAAGATATGAACCATGCGGCTTAAACCAAATGTATTCCCTCCTTTACGGAACCTTGCCCATAGTCCGAAAGACTGGAGGGCTCGCAGATACGGTAGAAAACTATAATGAAGAAACAGGCGAGGGTACGGGTTTTGTGCTTGACTACTTAAGCCCTCAAAGTATTTACGATACGGTCGGCTGGGCAGCTTATGCATGGTATAATAAAAAAGATCACATAAAAAAGATGAGAACCAAGGCCATGAGTAAAAAGTTCGGATGGAATATAGCCGCGGAAAAATATTTAAAAGTATATGCCGATGCTATTGAAAAAAAAGCTTCCATGTTATAG